In Argiope bruennichi chromosome 4, qqArgBrue1.1, whole genome shotgun sequence, the sequence CACTTGTCAATTTGATTACGGTATGCAACTTTTATCCTTTATCATCTGGCTCGCCttcgataaaaaatatatttacgtaacatttttctttatagagGAAGGAGAATTGAGAATTTCTACTCCATTGCCTTTCCGCTGAGGTAAAGATCGTTTCTGTTTTCCTGTTTCATAGTCCTACTAAAAGCAAGATGCGATTGTTGTTGCTGGCGTTAGCTGCTCTCGTCGGATTCGCTTCGGCCCAGAAAATTAGCGTCGGAGGATGCCCCAATGTGCCAGTGAAAGAGAACCTCGACGTCAAACAGGTATGAATTGGTTTTTAATAAATACCGACCCTTTGAAAATATAACTGTCATTTTCTCAGCTTGGTCCGATGGGTTTCGCGAACCGAATCGGCAGTTTCCTATCTGTTGCGTTCCTAATTTATAAGTATTCTCCAATTCGAAATAATAAAAAGTCCAACAGTTATTGTGAGACTCCTTTTCTACAATTTGTCTCTCGCCTGTGATAGGGCGAACTTAGAGTTCTTCCTTCACAGTCGTCATggatagaaatgattaaaaattttactttaaccctttcgccgtcctTCCCTGTCAGCGAAAATGTCTGCTTTTCCTCTGTTTTTCCttcattagaacaaacaaaaataaaaactcaaacaagcaaacatttacaaagcgttttgaacttttaaaagttttaaaatgtagaagaatacTTTAAGTGCGTTAGGGCCGCCCTGCAGAAatttcacttgaacgcgctagacgcgtTACAGATGACGAAGgggttaaatttatatttttaaaattttaaacaacaagtaaagataacattaaaaatatttaatattttagtgaaCAAGTgccaattcatttaaaaaatgcgtATACCAACTTTATGACATACATAGAAAAAATGATCATCATTTCTATGAtgatcattttttctttatatttttagttagatGTTTAGTTAGCTTTTAATTAGCTAAAGAACTTCTGTAGAAATAATGAACGGATTCACATGCCGTTATAATCATATCACAAACGTATTCACGCATGTCGTCTGACATCTCATGACTTTTTCTGTGCATCGAATGTCATATTGTCTTATTTTGTTTCTTGACGTCATCTTTTTCCTCGTGTAAAATGCGCAATGGATTCTACAATAAAGTTACCATTGCGCATTGGGCACACATCATCAGAACATGATTTGATTCCACTATACCACAGTCTTAAATTTCGGAacctttttttatgaattattttttgaattatctcccagtatttaaaaataaaacatggcaaaatttttgatatgagaatttttttttggaggAATTGTTTCCTTCCATTAATCTAAGTGATCTGttagatttcttttcattttaacttttagatAACTAGTAGAGGAAACAGTATTTTAAAGAAGTAGTTTTGATAGGAAAATACTTTCCTTCATCTGAAGTTAGATTTATTCTCGTCTTTCCTTATTTATAATCAATCTGCCCTTACAACGAAGCATAGGAACTATCTTCTGGGCGATTAGAGACGTCACAGATTAATTATTGAAGGAAAATGAAGCGATAGTGCTTTATTCACACAAGCTAGCATTAAAAACTCTGTTCGCACACACTCCTCGCAAAGGAAATCTTACCAAGCATGATGCTTGTAAGATTTTTCTTGCGAGGTGCCTTGAATctacaaaataactgaaaaaattacaagTCCAAGtattctaattctttttaaaaaataattatgatatacaTTCTATATGACCAGAAATCCTTTTATTCAGCACATTTGAGGTCCTGAAATTCCATTGCCTTCATATAAAAATCAAGATCTATTCAATTCGAATCTTGGATCAAATAGGAGTCGTTATAAGCCACTTCTTGTCAAGAAGAAGAATTATTCGTGATTCAAAATGCTCCTATTTAGAACTATGTGCAGATTCTAAAACGTGAACATGAAAAACTGAACCTATtcgaaatatcaatattaaacGATTTCTcttagaaaaacaatttatcaaatgCATGTATATTTAAGAAGCACCATTTTGCAgctatatctttttaaaaaaaaagaagacaaaagaAACCTTTTATTTTGACATCTGAATAAGTTTACGAGGCGGCCTAACAGAAAGAGGGAAAGGAGCATAATTTCCATAgaacttatttagattttaaccgCAGAGGTCCTGAAATGAGAAaacattttgctttcttttaatttcaaggaACTAGTTAGGATTTTGATTGAAAAGATCAACAAAGTTGTTTCATGAATAGATAGGGAATAATGATATAGCCATTgcgtaaatctaaaaataatttattctgttcTTCTGAATGCCACTGGTGAAATAGAATAAAGTGAAATAACATTTCTGCTCTATAAATATTGATCTAAAatcacttataataaatattggttATTAAAGCATCAATATTTAAGAGCAAAAAAATATGGGCACTTTTAAATCTGTCCAatctatatttgttaatattaaatcgAGAGATTCATGATCGacataaacattattttctacaaaaattattgcagtataagaataaaattctgcACCTAATCAGGATTTAGAATttgtggtggtgggggggggggctcttaaatttctggataatttttaaagatatctcaAAAAGCTTCTGCATTTAAAGAGAatgatttaaagatttattattccGGGGGTGAATTTTCAGTAGAAAACTCAGCCGTGATTTTAAACTAGAAAACATGTTCCAAATATGAATTTACTTTTCCTTCATTAAAAATCtgttaatgtttaattttctttaaaattttcatgaaaatctaTCTCTGGAGTACTTCAGGCGAATCCTCACATTTATGGAGACCGAGAAGTGATTTTGAGTCATGCAccatttaatgtaaatatttaatctgatttaaataattatacgtCCAGTTGACAGGAGCAATTTGCTGTTTCTATGTAACATTTGTCATGCATCTAGgctaaattaaagaattaaattatctgaaaCCAATGTTTCAACTTTAATGATTACCAGAATTAAAGCTGAGCTAATTCTCCACTTTCGGAAAATTATacctatttattatgaaataatttcttatgtattttctaaaaatgcaactTCTTTATAACGTCGAAATaaacttttcctttttaatgCATACATTATTTAGAAAGGCGTAACTGAATAAATATGGGCACTCGTGCTTTATTAAACAACTTCCCGCTTTCACGGCCAGCTGGCTCGCCGGGAAAATGAGTAGTTTTTACTTTCATtcaaatctcttatgcataatcgAATATCGCTGAttcttcaatgaaaataattttaaacatcaaaggTACATAATTTTAATAGTCTGTTATACTTTCCATTCTGTATCCTGATAGAATCAAATCCTATGACATCACagtactattaaaaatgtagCTTTTAGAGCTATTTAACTTTTCTGTATAGAGATTtcgctttgttttttttttattcctcaccAGCTGGTTCGCTGGAAGTATTTGATTtgagataaatcgtttagatacaacttcatgtccatgattccactAAACCTTCTGACATTAAAGCCGggttatttcaattgaaatatttcagttctgtttattgtgtaatGTGCCATTGGAGACGCTCCTCTCAGATTTTAGTACTACTGAGAACCTAAATATCTGGTTAATCTATcctctaaatttcgcgatattgtaatttcaattttttatttctcttgtaaattacacatatattaaaatccttattccttagcttttaacaatggaagaaaatcacatgataaactacttgatgaaaaaatgaaaattattcgaatttcatGACAGCAATGTAATATAATGTTGGAAATGAGaccaaaaattatttgcaaaaatgccaaaattcagcaaaactTCGCATGAtacttaaattaatatcaataaaaagacaatttttaaaattttgaaatagtgcaaaatttaattttatacaatgatattttttaaagctattgaGTAAAAATGCCAACattcaactgaatttttaattaataaaaatttagcaaaacgCTATGAGGTGCACGTTCTCAAAGCATATACGTGACTATTAGCTCTAAACCAAACAGCTTGGCCTGTAgggcgccaacacatacacatatattcatttttattattaatacagataTATATGCCCCAAAGTCTTTAGTTGAAGCTGTTTGATAAAGGATGTTTGGggattatattttgataattttatgattatagaaaatcttttttttattttaaccctttaaagggtcatttttttctagtcatattatgttaaaatatttttaggcttgaaattagaataagaaaaggaattcatttagcttattagataaatttaatttgattaattaattaattttgttaattaataattaaataacaaagcaagacacatcattttgtgtgagataaagaactgaagcatctaagtttctgtctttctaaaaaaatttatcaaaactgatgccaacctacataatttcatacaaagattgataaatttggtgggaagcatactcccacggccctagaaagggttaagaaaaaaaaccaatgcgcttaattttattcaaaatcaatatatCTAAGGTTTTTATGATCtgcaaaatccaaatttttaatacatcatctttgaaatataaattttactgaacgaatttctttttttctttaaaactaaatatcagaaatttctaggaaaagaatattactttaaatagaCACTGTAGCtgtaaattttcaacatttaagcTTCTGCGTAAAAGCCTTACATTTTTTTGCTAGATATTCTAATGTccactaaaaaaaatgttattcgagTGATGTGGAGCGAATTCTGTCAGTCTATGTCCAAGTTTATGCTTGAAATCTAGAGAAGATTGCATCTATCTTATCCCTTAATTAATAAGGAGActtataatgaagatgaatgcGTGACAATCTCTAGGTTGACGCTTTCCAGACCAGAGTATTTGGCCAAGAATTACCAGATTTAGCAAATAATAGAGAGTGGAAATATACACCTAGGGCggtttcttttgttattttaattaataaaaattatgctaaattgTGGTGTTTTGCCAcgataatattcgaaaatattacagcaaaaaattgaatttttgctgtaataacaaaaattcaatttattatcttgaaatttattatcttgaaatttaataaattttctttccaacGACATCAATTACTTtgtagctgaatttttttttttctattttcagctaatttcaaaaaatgtttaaagcatAATATatcttgcataaaataaaaataaaaatgtttgtataaaatttaatttgcatggGCACGTTCATGaggaaaattagcttttatcagagtgacaaaagctcaaattgaAAGATGAAGTTAACTCTCATTACAATTAAAgctagaaaattataattttcagcacATATCTGTAAGGAATGGAACAAATTTGAAACATGATTTTTCTAGAGAAACAAGTGCAAGAGAATGCTTTGACGGTATTTTCTGTCCCATGTATCTCTAGCAAACTTGCAAATGTATTAAAGATTACTTCCTTGTAAATAAACTATCAAGATTTCTAAGAATAGTTGAAAAAAACGAATGGATTCTGAATCCTGCCAGTTCATTATTTGACAATTGATACTGATAACATGAAAATAACTTTAGATGTGCACTAAAAATTACTATGTTTATAATTTGTTGATActaatagtacaaaaaaaaagtgccattcaattttgtattcaatatttcaatcaatCATATAGAAGTACATTTAAAATCgaatgggaaaaaaatgcatacacAAATATGCAAAGGGAGATTGAAATAATCCAGGTGTACAAATTTTCCTCGTATGAAATTGGCTACACGTGAGAGTTTGACCCTGGATGTTCTAGTATCTGTTTCAATCTGTCAGTAAAATAGCTTCCTCTTTGcttataattgaaattgaattgtgAAATAACGGGTTTTAAAAACATGCAACTGACGTCagattattcagaaaaaaaataatgaatcaaacatatttttacttaatttctgtGATTTAGAGGAGAAAGAACGAAGTTTGTCTTCTCATCGCTTGCATTAGAATGCGATAGCATACTTTTTATtgctttacttttgaaattattttctactgcAGTATTAGGAAAAATCCcgtgataaaataaatacttaaaccGAAAAGTTGGAccaaagaaaatgttaataaacgAAATGcaacatttcagtttttttttaatattaatttttttgctttcaaatgtGAATACCTACACTTATGTTTAtactaaaacaataattaaatcatattgaAATCTTCTCTACTAAAAGTTAATTTCAGTTGACAGAATGCATACGACGAGATTGTCGAGACTGTGGAAAGTTTTAATGCTGTTCTGAACAACTTTCATAAGCCCATTTTAACTCCGTTTAGGTGGCGTTACAGACACAAAACAAACACAGCTCAACATGTTACCTAACATTCCTCTACGCTTTGTGGgtgaattccaaaattatatgGGTGCGAAATGCATTCATGAAGCATTTGAAGTGTGGGCTCGCGGCCAAGCTGTAATTCTTGTTTTTGAGCTACTTTAAGTTGTGAGGCCCAGAAGAATTAGTCGAATGGGGGATAGTCACTTTGGAATAAGTTTCCTGtcataagtgttttttttttaaatcctttttgaaacattttttaatatataagcaggaaaacaaaacaaacaaaaaatcattaCTAAAAGACACACTTTTTTCCTCATACCATCCTTTTTTTGcaaccaaaattatttttggctATCCGTATATATGTGCCTGCTTTTATCCTGACGCATAAGTTGTACACCCACTGTGTTTCTCAACCTCGTGCACAAGTTTCTTAAGAGGTCTAAGTACTCAAAGATGAACTGGAATGAACAGCAAAGCAGGGGCGAAAATTTCATAACCGGTTACTATTATGAAATTTGCAGTGAACATGAGCAACGAACTCACTCAGGTGAACATTCTATTAATAACAATAGGCAAACGTAGGCAATGTAGGGATGCCATGAAGGAATTTAAATTTGTACCTAGGAATTCAAAAAGTTGTCTGTCATCATCGGTTCATGGAAATATTAACATTCTGGAATACTATCGGCGTATATTCGCTTAGATTCTTTCGACTTGCGATAATTTCCTCTGAGCACTCTACCGAACGTTCTACGCCATATTTTCCAGGTGATCCCAGGATTATTAATCAAAGCAGGATAGACCCCACCTGATTTCATGCACACGTTACCAAGCTCACTTCACAATTATCCAGGTGTCGTCCGAGGAGACGATTAAAATTAGCATGCATTAGGTGTCAAAATCGAGCCTCGGGCTCCCATCTCCAAATCCCTATCAGTCCAGTTCAGCTTTCTAAGTTAATTCAGTCGTGAGTTTGTAAATGAGAATTCATTTGTGAGCGATTCATTGCAATACGTCGAATCTGTACACTGCTTTTGTAAGCATATGATTGTGATCCGAAGAATGCTCATGAACTGCAGATCCTTGACAAATTTTgtgcatatgtttttttttcagtatgtcGGAAAATGGTATGAAATCGAAAAGAATCCCGTTCCTTTCGAAGCTGGTTTGAAGTGCAACGAGGCCAATTACGGGGATGAAGGAGATTATGTATCAGTGGTTAATAAAGGAGTAAGCAAGAGGTGAGATACACAtatctaagaaatataataaattcttgtaACTATAACCTTCATAaactttgatatataatatttttgttgatacttttgtttcaaatcattattttactttgaatGCTAATTAAATGAGTGGATGTTTCCCCCCCCCATCgtattattaaagagaaattttgatgACATATGAATGGGCAAGACTAAGTATCGAAGTGTATGTTGACTTTCGTTTGATAATAGACTTGACCAATTTTGAGGTTGAAATTGATAGCGAAAAGAAAGCCATCGAAGATTCTACTTAATTTTACTgtccaaaaagtaattaaaatctaatttttgtcatgaaaattaaaagatttttttttcgatagtgAGAGGAAAAAACGGCTGACAGACAAACTGGCTCAATGAAGGCAGTGAATATCTAGCGATCATGTGTCATAAAACTTATATCGGAATTTGCGATCTTGTTTATTCAGGACAAAGGTTGGCCCGCGGGGAGGTTCAGAAATCTACAGAATAGTGCACGTTGATGCCATTTGGCATAACAAAATTCgcctcttttttaaaataagttttgaatgaTTACCATTAAACAATGAGAATAAGCATTCGATTTGATGAAGATTAAGTTAATAAGCTAAaagttatcaatttaattttaaagtaagcttcaaaatagatattttttattaatttttctgcctttttctctttttaataagattatttcaaCTGCgtttgaacaataaaaaataaatcatgaaaatacgattaattaaagaaattagttttatggtacaatattttttaattaactttgatttattattaattattcctcattttgtatttatattcatatttcaggTTTGCGAAAAATGTTTCTGTAGCGAGAAAGCGTTTAAAACCTTTAAGTATCTAATATTTTTCACCTTCTTTCCTTCTCAGTAGCGGAACGATTACATATCATTATTTTGCGTGTGAAATCGATGTTGTTAGCAATCTTGGCACTCTTTAATCACAATACTTTTCGTACTAGTAATCGCATTTTGCTTTATGAAATGAGACATACCATTTCTTCCTGAGTTTTGTCCTGAAGATTCAAACTCTAAAAGTAATGTTCTTGATGTACTTAGATATGACGcacaaaacgaaataaataactgattatttgtcacattaaaaaaaaaaaaaataggggtGCTGCAGTTGTTTAGTGTCTATGCGCAAGCCACCCCGATTCGAAGGcgttttatctttttattctttatgtgaTTTGTTAAACGTTTGGAAAAGTATAAGCCATCTGTGTTTGCAAATAAATGTGCCATTATCATTTCTGATACTTTCTTAATTCGTTAAAGTTGAATTCTTGACAAGTTACCGAAAGACtttacaactaaatatattttaaatggatttgtCTATTAtattatcttctttctttctctGAATTTTCACACCTTGACAGGAAGTAACGATGCACCTTAGAACTTTCGAATGAAGTGTTCTGAGAAGAAAGAACTTTTTCCGAAAACACTACCATACAATTCTGTTGcagtattttctcagaattgTTATTACGTGACAAATATTTTGTGAAGCGAAcgattcagtaaaataaattcaactaaatttttcaatctgagaaaaattcatatacttagatacaattttttattgaaaatctgaaatcgataaaatgataatcaattttaattgataatcctttgaatttcccatttttttttttgttgttgtttaaaggACTGGAAAGGAAAGCTCTATTCAGGGAAAAGCTACCATTCCAGATAAGAATGTTCCAGCaaaattgaaagtgaaatttGACTCAAGTAAGTAacgaaataaagattttatttataaggcTTTCATAAAATTCTGCGGTTATTTCATAAGAACTTAGTTCTTACATGTTATTTAAGGATAGAACGTATTAATTACATCTAGAGTAgagtattatttattactttttataatcaaaatttttccgaagattttttttccttgacaaaagaaatcttcagttttttttccttgggAAAATCTTTATCTCGTTTCATAAAAACTTCATACTCagattacatttttcaatataatgacatttaattaTAATGGCCATCcttcatttattagaaaaaggtagacaaacattaaaataaataaataaaaagtttatatcaGTTGAAATCATATgagctttttttttgcattttattatctattatttgtAACTAATGAAAGTAGGATAGCTTAGTGTCTTTTATTACGAGAGAATGCAAATTCTCTGGCATCAGGGAATAACAGGCTTTGCCGCTAAAGATACTTACTTTATAcatttcagtaaataataaagaatgtaaGCTATGATGTATGCGATAAATTAcaagtacatttttaatatttaattattgtttatttttgctcttttttaaGGAAATGCCACATGAACAATTTAATGAAACAGTTAAGTACACAAGAATTTAATATGTTCTTCCGATTActattttaaaacgaattaaattCTTTCTCTCTAAAGACTAACATAAGAAATGCTACTGATTAAAAAAAGacgtttgcatttaattttattttacgtcattaatccaaaaatattatttcaattattaataataaaataaattaattagtcctaatttacaaaaaaaaaaaaaaaaaaaaatccgaaattatGGAGAGGAAAAGAAAGCAGGCATAAAAGtggtagaattttcttaaacCCATTTTGCAATCGATCCATAAGTTTTTATGAACTAATGAcattaactttcttttttcaaaatgacgGAAATTTCAGCTTATAAAAACGTACATGAATTTGGAAAGAGTGGTTGCAGaattaggtttatttttataattttgcattgtAGTGCCCTTCTCTGCTGACTACTGGGTCTTGGATACCGACTACAAGCAATATTCTGTCGTTTTCTCTTGCTTCAGTGTTTTGAACTTATTCAATGCTGGTAAGTTCTTACATTGTCCCTAACTAAAATAACGCATGCAAGAAGTCTTTTccaaacacacgcacacacacacacgtgcgcGCGCGcatactgatattttaaaatctaatttaaacttaataaattttctaattttttagtttaatttagcccatattaacttctttctaaaatattctcttatttcctgatacaattccatctttttctatttaattaattcaacagaaactttctaaaaaaatgcttaaatcggCAGTTCacatgctccgagtgaagggataaaaaactgtCAGCCaagagaattttctttaaaagatccctatgattcccttgcctggTCGACacgtgtagagaaatccctataaaaatctcaCAATATATAATCACAAGGATACATTTTTcgttagcttttcctcatttcgttttaTCTCATTCTGTGTTAGTGTGCTCGTTGCTGTTGCTTGTatataaatcatgcctcccgggatgggaATAGAACGAAGTTAAAAATCcaaagtgtcttctctgtcttcggccacgaccCTGCTTCAAAAAcctatgtttatatatatatatatatatatatataaacataggTTTATAGCTTtctaatatatatagtatattagaAAGCTCTCTGATTCTAGCTCTAGACGAATGAAAACACTCTTATGATATTCAACTCCGaatattaacaaaagaaataacacCTTGCCGCTGATGAAATgagtatttttaaatgcattggcATCTTTTTGTTTCTGTTGGTTAATttagcttaattatattaatatccagTTTTAAAGAAAGAGTagagatattttgggacggacttcattattttgaaccgctgtcagatgacgaggacacctgagctagcaccgccctctccgaacttccacaccacaccagcgggaggacatttgacccCATTGaaggatttaacatgcaccagatccgcttataCGACGACACTTCGGTGgattcgggtctcgaacttgaaaccctcctgTTTCGAAGCCGAttccttactaccaggccaccgcagccctctTTTCCGTTGAAAAGCTTCATTCTGCTCATTTTCCACTTTaagagtattttatattaaaaaaaataacctgaaTTATgagataatgtattttaaaactgagctataaatggtaatatttttgctatattattattaaaatttaatgattgtgCAAAGGAGCATG encodes:
- the LOC129966124 gene encoding apolipoprotein D-like yields the protein MRLLLLALAALVGFASAQKISVGGCPNVPVKENLDVKQYVGKWYEIEKNPVPFEAGLKCNEANYGDEGDYVSVVNKGVSKRTGKESSIQGKATIPDKNVPAKLKVKFDSMPFSADYWVLDTDYKQYSVVFSCFSVLNLFNAEYVWILSRTPTLDDSIKHNIYKLLDENKIDRSKLSPTVQDC